Genomic window (Jeotgalibaca ciconiae):
AATGGAGATCAATTGTTCTCTGATTTAAATTTAGGTTCATTGGTAGAGTTTCCTTGGAAAAAGAAGCATTATGTGGGAGTGGAAGTAGAGGAGCCAGAGAATCATTCTGGAAAACGTAAAAAGCAAAAATGGATTGGCAATAGTACAACTGGAACAAGTATTTTTGAATGGAACGATATTAATCTATCGGTTTTTATGGGAGATACTATTATTGATTTAGGAAATACATTGTTGCCAAACGGGGAAAATATTATCTTGGTTCGTAAAGGCTTTGGACAAACTAGAATTATCGTTCCTGCTGGAGTAGGTGTTTCCCTGCAGCAATCCGCCATTCAAGGAAGCGTTATTTTTAATCATGAATATTATCCACTCTCAAATGAAACATTCACCATCTATAGTAAAGACTATGCAACAGCCACTCGCAGAGTGAAAATTGTATCCAACACCTTATTTGGAGATTTTGAGGTGATTTATTTATGAGAAAGAAAGCATTTCTCACACTATTCTTCATCATTTTTTCAGTTTTGCTCGTAACAGTCTTTGCTACCTTGTTTTCGATTCGCCCATTATTAAATTTTTCAGAATTATGGGATATCAATAATTTTTTTAAAGTACCAATGATTTTATTAATGGGCGTTTTTATTATTGTCTTTTCGCTTATTTTTTCTTGGTTAATTCAGTATAATCTATTTAAGATAGAAAAAAGGATTGTTCACAAATTAAATTTATTAAACCATGGCAATTATAATCTAGAAGATGCTGGTGAAGAAGCGAATACCTCTCTTTTTTTAAAAG
Coding sequences:
- the liaF gene encoding cell wall-active antibiotics response protein LiaF; translated protein: MRNKNFKLFLLLEALLLLLTIFLLIKNWDLLFVLLAGAFLVKIGLHKNKKNSILFWVGWFMITFTLLSVFSVWFMIILFLAYLIMNGDQLFSDLNLGSLVEFPWKKKHYVGVEVEEPENHSGKRKKQKWIGNSTTGTSIFEWNDINLSVFMGDTIIDLGNTLLPNGENIILVRKGFGQTRIIVPAGVGVSLQQSAIQGSVIFNHEYYPLSNETFTIYSKDYATATRRVKIVSNTLFGDFEVIYL